GGCATGCCGGCCCTCGATCAACCCGGCCATCGCCAACGCCAGCGACCCGCCGCACACCGTGGCGACCGTGACGGCCGGGTTGTCCAGTGCGGTGCGGATCAACGGCACGGCATCGGTGTCGCCGAAGCGGGCCAACAGCACCGGGATGGTCGCCACCGCGTCGGGGTCCCCCTCCATCGGGCCGACGGCCCCGGGCACGATCACGAAGCCGGGCCGGGACGGATCGAGGGTGGCGGTGGCGTGCAGGGTCAGTCCGCGGGAGCCGCTGACCACGGCGCGGGGCCCCTCGGCGGAGACGAGTTCGACGGTGAGTTCACCGCCGAGGTAATCGCTTCCGGCGACCAGGACTTCGTAGGGGGCGATGACGTCGAGCGGGTCGAACCCGTCGAACAACACGATCTGTGCGTACATGGCTTTCATCGTGGTGGGCCGAGAGTGTTTCGGGCAGTGGCTGACGAGTCACGCTGCGCCACGATCTGGCCACGCTCAGCCCGCCTGCTTCTCCCGAAATGTGTTGCGGTAGCTCTGCGGAGCGACCCCGCTGAGCCGGCGGAACTGCTCTCGGAAGTTGGCCGGTGAACTGAATCCCACGGTGCGGCCGATCCTTTCGACGCCGTGGGCGGAGTGTTCGAGAAGTTCCTGGGCGTGCCGGACACGCACCCCGTTGACCCACTGCATCGGGGTCTGGCCGACCTCGGCCTGGAAGCGTCGGCTCAGGGTCCGCACGCTCATCGCGGCGTGGTTGGCGATATCGGTCAGGGTGAGGTCGCGGTGGGCGTTGCGCTCGATCCAGGCCAGTACCGCGTCCAGTTCGGTTGCGGCGCCGATGGTGTTGGCCGGCAGGGTGTTCCGGACGATGAACTGGGCCTGTCCGCCGCTGCGGTGCAGGGGTGCCACCGCGAGGCGGGCGGAGGTCGCCGCGGCGGCGGCCCCGTGGTCCTGCGCCACCATGTGCAGGCACAGATCCAGCCCGGCCGACGCGCCGGCCGAGCTGAGGATCTGGCCTTCGTCGATGTAGAGCACGTCGGGGTCGAGGTCGACATCGGGATAGGTGACGCGGAACAGATCGGCGGCCATCCAGTGCGTGGTGGCGCGCAGCCCGTCGAGCAGGCCGGCCGCGGCCAGCACGAAGGCACCGGTGCAGATCGACGCGATGCGGGCACCCGCGATGTGCGCTGCGCGCAGCGCGTCGAGCACCTCGGGGGACACCTCGGCGACGGCGTCGTTGCGGCCGGGCACGATGACGGTGTCGGCGCCGGCCAGCGCATCCAGGCCGTGATCGGTGCCGATGCGCAGCGGCCCGGCCGGCACCAGCGGTTCGGTGCCGCACACCAGCAGCCGGTAGCCCGGCGTGCCGTCGGGCAGGGTCGCCCGGCCGAACACCTCGACCGGGACACTCAGGTCGAACGCGATCACGTCGTCCAACGCCAGGATCGCCACCGTGCGCATGGGCGGACCCTAACAGCGGTGCTCGGCGGTGGTCGGCCGATCGCCCCACGGTGCCGCGCGCACCATCTCCGGGAAGGTCACCGACGGGCCGTTGATGACCTGGTGCACGTGCGCCGGGAACGAGAACGGCGGGGCCTTGTCCGGGTCGGCCAGCGTGCCGCGGGCGATCTCCTCGGCGATGGCGAAACCGAGGTCGTGGCGGGGCCAGGCCGCGTGCACCCGGTCGGCGAACCCGGCCGGCAGGGCGTCCGCGCCGAAGCCGTTGATGTCCAGGGAGATGCCGGCGAAGGACACCGCCTGGACCGGGCCGAAGCGGTGTGCCAGCCCGACGCTGGTGTGCAGGGCGATGGCCTGCCACACCGGGGCGCTGCGGTCCTCGGTCATCCCGTGCTCGCTCAGGAACCGGGTTGCGGCGTCGGCGCCGTCGACCTCGAAGCGCTGGTGGCCGCCGCCGTATTCGGTCAGGCCCAGGTCGTGCAGCAGGCAGGCCAGAAACACCAGCTCCTCGTCGTAGGCGATGCGCTGGGCGCCGGCGAGTTCGCGGGCGAACAGATAACTGCGGACGCAGTGGTTGGTGAGGAAGG
This region of Mycolicibacterium diernhoferi genomic DNA includes:
- a CDS encoding DJ-1/PfpI family protein, which codes for MYAQIVLFDGFDPLDVIAPYEVLVAGSDYLGGELTVELVSAEGPRAVVSGSRGLTLHATATLDPSRPGFVIVPGAVGPMEGDPDAVATIPVLLARFGDTDAVPLIRTALDNPAVTVATVCGGSLALAMAGLIEGRHATTHHLGVDVLEATGAVPVPARVVDDGDLISAGGVTSGLDLALYLLHRGYGPRIALAVEQMFAFERRGTVWTNTGRAPQAW
- a CDS encoding GlxA family transcriptional regulator, producing MRTVAILALDDVIAFDLSVPVEVFGRATLPDGTPGYRLLVCGTEPLVPAGPLRIGTDHGLDALAGADTVIVPGRNDAVAEVSPEVLDALRAAHIAGARIASICTGAFVLAAAGLLDGLRATTHWMAADLFRVTYPDVDLDPDVLYIDEGQILSSAGASAGLDLCLHMVAQDHGAAAAATSARLAVAPLHRSGGQAQFIVRNTLPANTIGAATELDAVLAWIERNAHRDLTLTDIANHAAMSVRTLSRRFQAEVGQTPMQWVNGVRVRHAQELLEHSAHGVERIGRTVGFSSPANFREQFRRLSGVAPQSYRNTFREKQAG
- a CDS encoding HD domain-containing protein, which gives rise to MDIDTTAWNLPDTDICSAAMQLAVTVSPTFLTNHCVRSYLFARELAGAQRIAYDEELVFLACLLHDLGLTEYGGGHQRFEVDGADAATRFLSEHGMTEDRSAPVWQAIALHTSVGLAHRFGPVQAVSFAGISLDINGFGADALPAGFADRVHAAWPRHDLGFAIAEEIARGTLADPDKAPPFSFPAHVHQVINGPSVTFPEMVRAAPWGDRPTTAEHRC